From the genome of Alkalimarinus coralli:
ATGCCCGCCTAGCTCTCCTGGGCGCTTATTGGCCCTCAGCACCATCGCCAGAGCATTCCAGCGAATCAGCGAGCGGATACGGCGTTCCATAAACAGGTCGCCTGGCATTCTTGCTTCTTTTGTCGCGGGGATGGTGTTACGGAACGGGGTGGTAATTGAATAAGGTAATTGGGCGCCATCTCGTGTGGCTCTTTCAGAAAGGCGTGTCAGCAAATAGTTGGCTCGATCAACGCCCTCATTGTCGATAACCGATTCCAGCGATTCCAACCACTCCCGGGTTTCTATCGGATCTGCATCCTCGTGCATCAGGTACTCCTACTGAATATCATAACGTAAATACGTAAGTGTCTGACGCACACATCGGTCATCAACAAACACGAACACTGTAAATACGGCCGTATTTGCTAATAAAAACATCGTACGTCTAACACGCTTAAGTGTAATGAGTAGCCGAAACGATACTGATATCCAGCGCGCTCGCGCACGCATTCATCACAACCAATAGAAGTGTTGATTCGCCTACTATCACTGTTTGTCCCTTGGCAACCAGTCAGATCTGGCCAGGTCACTTAGTGCGAGTCTGTTATTTTTTATGGGTGACTCGTCACAACGTTTTGTGCTTTTCATGGCGACCTGGTCAATAGGCCGCCTGTGTGCAACTTGCCTGTGGGTCAACGTTTTAATAAGTCGTTTCTTAAAACAGAACCCAATAAAGCGTGCCGCATTGCTGAAAAGCAGTGTTCAATAAGCTTTCGTTATTAATAGTGTAGGCCGATTACAGTTTTTTGCTTAATGAAATAAGCTGACAGAAAAGAACGCCTTGATAAAGAAGGTATCAACGCTCAAAATCGTGCTTCTGTTTACTATCAAATCGGCAGCGATATAGTACAAAAAATAGCCCTTTACCGCCCTTAGACCAAAGTATGGCTATCTGATTATGATGATATTTTCTTACAATTTGCTATACAGTAAGACCATAGAACGGCGTTATAAGTGAAGCAAAAACAAGGTTAATTAAAACAATGAGCAAACCGAAACGCGTCTATTTTTTTGGCACCTGCCTTATCGACCTTTTTTACCCGGAGGCAGGCATCTCGGCCATTGAGTTGATCGAGCGAGAAGGCATCATTGTAGACTTTCCTCAGCAACAGACCTGTTGTGGCCAGCCGCCCTTTAACTCTGGCTACAATAAAGAAGCAATATCCGTCGCGTCAAAGCAGGTCGAGCTATTGAGTGAAAACATTCCTGTCGTCGTCCCTTCCGCTTCTTGCGCCGGAATGATGAAACACCACTACCCTAAATTATTTGCCAACCATCACCTCAGTGAAAAGGCATTGGCGCTGTCTTCCAGAGTCTACGAACTCACTGAGTTTCTCGTTAGAGTATTGAATATTTCATTAACAGATTATGGCTCGCCAATAAAAGTAGCCATGCATACCTCATGCAGCGCACGCCGTGAAATGGAGGTCACAGAAGATGGTTTATCTCTGCTAAGGCAGCTTAAAAATGTCGATGTTTGCGAGCCAGCCAGAGCCAACGAATGCTGTGGTTTTGGGGGTACCTTTTCTGTTAAACAACCTGAAATATCTGCAGCCATGGCAGAAGACAAGTGTCAGGCAATTAAAGATACCGGGGCATCTCGATTCATCAGTGGCGACTGCGGTTGCATAATGAATATCAATGGAGTGATGGATAACACAAACAGAAATATGCATGGCGAGCACCTTGCGAGCTTTTTGTTGAGCAGAAGCGCACCCGGATTGGATAAAAGCTCATAAACCATTAACCACATTGACGATACCCACTATCGCTATTGGGACTAGGCAAATGCAAAATCAGTTTAGAAAACAAGCCATCGACGCATTAGCCGACCAACAACTGCGGGATAATTTTCGTGGTGCGATGGACTTTCTTCGAGATAAACGGCAATCGGTTTTTCCCGAGCAGGACGAGCTCGCAGAACTACGAACTCTCGGCCACCAGATCAAAGCCAACACACTTGCTCAACTCCCTGACCTGCTTGAACAACTGGAAGCGACTTGCAGCCAAAACGGCATTCAGGTTCACTGGGCTGAAACCGCCAAGCAAGGCTGCGAAATTATTGAAAGGCTGATATCTAAACACGGCGGCAAGCTGGCGGTAAAGGGCAAGTCGATGGTCAGTGAAGAGGTTGGCCTCAACCACCACCTTGAAAACCACGGTATCGAGTGTGTTGAGTCAGACATGGGGGAATACATTGTCCAGCTTGCCAACGAAACACCCTCTCATATCATCATGCCGGCAATCCATAAGAGCAAAGAACAAATTGCACACCTCTTTGAAGATAAAATAGCTGATGTCGACTACACCGACAACGTAGACGAACTCATCGGCACGGGTCGGCGAATTCTAAGAGAAAAATTCTATAAAGCCGACATTGGCATATCCGGGGTCAATTTTGCGGTGGCTGAAACAGGTACGCTCTGTTTAGTTGAAAACGAAGGCAATGGCCGCATGTGCACGACGGTTCCTGCTGTTCATATTGCGATTACCGGTATCGAAAAAGTGGTCGCTAAGCTGGCCGACATCCCCCCTTTGCTGAGTCTCCTCACTCGCTCTGCAACAGGCCAGAACATTTCAACCTACTTTAATATGATCAGCTCGCCCAGAAAAACAGGCGAGAAAGACGGCCCGGAAGAGGTGCATCTGGTGCTGCTTGATAACGGCAGAAGCCGCATGTACCAAGATGAGTTGTTACAGCAAACACTTCGCTGCATCCGTTGCGGGGCTTGCATGAACCACTGCCCGGTATACAGCCGGATTGGTGGCCATGCTTACGGGACGGTATATCCGGGGCCTATTGGTCAGGTTGTAATGCCGCAGATTGAAGGGCTGGAGAAACATGGAGAAATGACAGAAGGCTGTTCACTGAATGGTGCCTGCGGCGAGGTTTGCCCCGTTGAAATTCCGTTACCTGACCTTATCCGCGAACTGCGGCAGCAAAAGTCTGCACTGCCCAGCGAGCAAAGAACTACGAAAGGCGCTGGATCACAACGAAAAGTCAAAGAAGCAATTGCCTGGAAGCTGTGGGAATCGCTCAACCGTAGCCCCCTGCTCTACAGCGCATTTACGTTTTTCGCTTCCCGCTTTCGTCGTTTTAGCCCCCGTTCTATAGGACCTTGGACTCGTTTTCGATCAGCGCCTATTCCAGCCGCCAGAACACTCCACGAACGGATAAAAAAACGAAATCAGCAAAGCCAGCAAAACAGAGCTAGTGGAGGCGAGTTATGAGTTCTTCAAAAGCCAACATACTCAATAGGCTTCGCCAGTCAACAAACTATACAGCTCAACCCCTATCATCTAATTGGCGCGCACCTCAGTATAATCATGAAGAACGCTTTAGACGTTTTAAAGCGGCGCTGGAAGCTGCCCATGCAGAAGTGATAGAGAGTTCAGAAGATCAGTGGGTCGAACAACTCCTTAGCATTGCAAACTCAAAAAACTTATCAACATGGCTCTATAATCCCAGCTCAAAAAGTGGCTTTACATTCCAGCAGGCGGCTAACAATAATAGCCCCAGCAGCATAAGTTTAGTGCCATACGATCAACCAATAGAACAGCTTAAAGACACGCTTTTTCACCATATCGACGCTTCATTGACAGAGGTACAAGCAGGCATAGCCGAGACCGGAACGCTTGTAATGCTGCCTGACTCAGCAGAGCCAAGGCTGATGTCCCTTGTGCCTCCCGTTCACGTTGCACTTTTCCGTGAATCTGTATTACTGGACAGTTTTTCCGAATTAATAGAGGGACAAGACTGGTCAACCAAAGGAATGCCCACCAATGCTTTATTAATATCAGGCCCATCCAAAACGGCGGATATTCAGCAAACCCTCGCATACGGAGCCCACGGCCCCAAAGAGTTAGTGGTGCTGGTTATTAGGGATAACGGCGCAAGGTAGAGAGTTAAGCGCTCAAAAAA
Proteins encoded in this window:
- a CDS encoding (Fe-S)-binding protein; amino-acid sequence: MSKPKRVYFFGTCLIDLFYPEAGISAIELIEREGIIVDFPQQQTCCGQPPFNSGYNKEAISVASKQVELLSENIPVVVPSASCAGMMKHHYPKLFANHHLSEKALALSSRVYELTEFLVRVLNISLTDYGSPIKVAMHTSCSARREMEVTEDGLSLLRQLKNVDVCEPARANECCGFGGTFSVKQPEISAAMAEDKCQAIKDTGASRFISGDCGCIMNINGVMDNTNRNMHGEHLASFLLSRSAPGLDKSS
- a CDS encoding LutB/LldF family L-lactate oxidation iron-sulfur protein, producing MQNQFRKQAIDALADQQLRDNFRGAMDFLRDKRQSVFPEQDELAELRTLGHQIKANTLAQLPDLLEQLEATCSQNGIQVHWAETAKQGCEIIERLISKHGGKLAVKGKSMVSEEVGLNHHLENHGIECVESDMGEYIVQLANETPSHIIMPAIHKSKEQIAHLFEDKIADVDYTDNVDELIGTGRRILREKFYKADIGISGVNFAVAETGTLCLVENEGNGRMCTTVPAVHIAITGIEKVVAKLADIPPLLSLLTRSATGQNISTYFNMISSPRKTGEKDGPEEVHLVLLDNGRSRMYQDELLQQTLRCIRCGACMNHCPVYSRIGGHAYGTVYPGPIGQVVMPQIEGLEKHGEMTEGCSLNGACGEVCPVEIPLPDLIRELRQQKSALPSEQRTTKGAGSQRKVKEAIAWKLWESLNRSPLLYSAFTFFASRFRRFSPRSIGPWTRFRSAPIPAARTLHERIKKRNQQSQQNRASGGEL
- a CDS encoding LutC/YkgG family protein encodes the protein MSSSKANILNRLRQSTNYTAQPLSSNWRAPQYNHEERFRRFKAALEAAHAEVIESSEDQWVEQLLSIANSKNLSTWLYNPSSKSGFTFQQAANNNSPSSISLVPYDQPIEQLKDTLFHHIDASLTEVQAGIAETGTLVMLPDSAEPRLMSLVPPVHVALFRESVLLDSFSELIEGQDWSTKGMPTNALLISGPSKTADIQQTLAYGAHGPKELVVLVIRDNGAR